One region of Dokdonia sp. 4H-3-7-5 genomic DNA includes:
- a CDS encoding CsgG/HfaB family protein — translation MRILQKLTLVISFFLLSSCGAYFNQKFDQQPARTGEFGKTTKKLLDLPEASLPVEVAVYNFSDQTGQFKAIETGSTFSTAVTQGGTTILIKALEDSGWFRPIERENLSNLSTERNIIRNTKQEYIKNLNPNEPPLPPLLYAGLLLEGGIVSYDTNIVTGGLGVRYFGLGGSAKYRQDRITVYLRAVSTSNGEILKTIYVSKTILSQALDASFFRFVKFQRLLEAETGITQNEPVQIAVKDAIERAVHDLIMEGLIDQYWSAKDGREVNEELISNYLKEKELEESSGLYDRMFVNDEYDTHVTLQGGVNLIDGDLTPNKPGFMSKLTIEHDVTDNFSVGLSGSAFELNNGDAYSNIMGSVDLNARMFLLPKDDFGPYIYGGPGLVVDLVDSAQDGLGLGKTFPKLQYGAGLQYKFSPRLSFTAFAEHNVLLNDDIDFIDQGKRNDFYYNFGFGLRYGLNFKSHKKKDNKLIVIEN, via the coding sequence ATGAGAATTTTACAAAAGTTGACACTTGTAATCAGCTTCTTTTTATTGTCTTCATGTGGAGCTTATTTTAATCAGAAATTTGACCAGCAGCCTGCTAGAACGGGGGAGTTTGGGAAAACCACAAAAAAGTTATTAGATCTTCCAGAAGCATCATTGCCTGTTGAAGTTGCAGTTTATAATTTCAGTGATCAAACTGGGCAGTTTAAAGCTATTGAAACTGGAAGTACTTTTAGCACGGCCGTTACCCAAGGTGGAACAACAATTTTGATAAAAGCTCTAGAAGATTCTGGGTGGTTTAGACCTATTGAAAGAGAGAATTTAAGCAACTTATCTACAGAACGTAATATTATACGTAATACAAAACAAGAATATATTAAAAACTTAAACCCCAATGAACCACCTTTGCCGCCATTATTATATGCAGGGTTACTATTAGAGGGGGGAATCGTATCTTATGATACGAATATCGTTACAGGAGGTCTTGGTGTTAGATATTTTGGGTTAGGCGGATCTGCTAAATACAGGCAGGATAGAATAACTGTTTATCTCAGAGCTGTATCAACAAGTAATGGTGAGATTTTAAAAACAATATATGTCTCAAAAACTATCTTATCACAAGCTCTTGACGCAAGCTTTTTTAGATTTGTTAAGTTTCAGCGGTTGTTGGAGGCAGAAACGGGAATCACTCAAAATGAACCTGTTCAGATTGCGGTAAAAGATGCAATAGAGCGGGCAGTACACGATTTAATAATGGAAGGGCTCATTGATCAATATTGGAGTGCAAAAGATGGTCGTGAAGTGAATGAAGAGCTTATTTCAAATTATTTGAAGGAAAAGGAGCTAGAAGAAAGTTCAGGTCTTTACGATAGAATGTTTGTAAATGATGAGTATGATACTCATGTTACACTTCAAGGTGGTGTAAACTTAATAGATGGCGATTTAACTCCAAACAAACCTGGTTTCATGTCAAAACTTACTATAGAGCACGATGTTACGGATAACTTTAGTGTCGGTCTTTCTGGGAGTGCTTTTGAATTAAATAATGGTGACGCATACTCAAATATTATGGGGAGTGTAGATTTAAATGCAAGAATGTTTTTATTACCGAAAGATGATTTTGGTCCATATATATATGGAGGTCCTGGTTTGGTAGTTGATTTAGTAGACTCGGCCCAAGATGGATTAGGTCTTGGTAAAACTTTTCCCAAATTACAATACGGAGCAGGTTTACAATATAAGTTTTCACCTAGATTGAGCTTCACTGCTTTTGCTGAACATAATGTATTACTTAACGATGATATTGATTTTATTGATCAAGGAAAGCGCAATGATTTCTACTATAATTTTGGTTTTGGTTTAAGGTATGGGCTAAACTTTAAAAGCCATAAGAAGAAAGATAATAAGTTAATAGTAATTGAAAATTGA
- a CDS encoding glutamine synthetase III: protein MSKIRFKALHDVQHRPAVSFEALGRPSSLFKSNVFGEQAMRQFLSKSTIDSVQTAIRKGDNIDRITADAIATGMKSWALDKGATHYTHWFQPLTGATAEKHDAFFEITTDGHVIDKFDGGQLAQQEPDASSFPNGGIRNTFEARGYTAWDPTSPAFIYDNTLCIPTVFVAYTGEALDYKTPLLKALNTIDQAATAVAQYFNKNVNKVTATLGWEQEFFLIDASLAAARPDLMLTGRTLLGHAAAKGQQLDDHYFGSIPIRVLAYLKELEQECLLLGIPLKTRHNEVAPNQFEMAPIFEEANLAVDHNALLMDVMQKVAQRHHFKVLFHEKPFENINGSGKHNNWSLATDTGVNLLSPGSTPMKNLQFLTFFVNTIKAVHEHEALLRASIASAGNDYRLGANEAPPAIISVFIGSQLTQVLDELEKVTDGKLSPQEKTDLKLNVIGKIPEILLDNTDRNRTSPFAFTGNKFEFRAVGATANCANPMTVLNAIVAQQLIAFKKEVDALIDNKDMKKDDAIFNILREYIKDSKKIRFEGDGYGASWEKEAKKRKLSNNKTTVSALEGRISKSTIALFESLGIMNNVEIQARYEIELEEYVKRIQIESRVLGDVARNHIIPTALRYQNVLIDNVRGLKEIYGEDFTAFAKAQTTIIKSISEHTASINSLITEMINARKEANALDLKDKAGSYAAKVKPFFEQIRRDCDKLELLVEDELWPLPKYRELLFVN from the coding sequence TACCATAGACAGTGTGCAGACAGCGATACGAAAAGGAGATAATATAGATCGCATCACCGCAGATGCCATTGCTACAGGAATGAAATCTTGGGCACTTGATAAAGGAGCTACTCATTACACGCATTGGTTTCAACCGCTCACAGGTGCCACGGCAGAGAAGCATGATGCTTTTTTTGAAATTACAACAGATGGTCATGTTATTGATAAATTTGACGGTGGGCAGCTAGCACAGCAAGAGCCAGATGCAAGTAGTTTTCCTAATGGAGGAATACGCAACACTTTTGAAGCAAGAGGATATACCGCTTGGGATCCTACTTCACCAGCATTTATATATGACAATACCTTGTGTATTCCAACGGTTTTTGTTGCATACACGGGAGAAGCACTTGATTATAAGACACCTTTATTAAAAGCTCTTAACACGATTGATCAAGCTGCTACGGCAGTCGCTCAATATTTTAATAAAAATGTAAATAAAGTAACAGCGACCTTAGGTTGGGAGCAGGAGTTTTTTCTTATAGATGCATCACTAGCAGCTGCGAGACCAGACTTAATGCTTACAGGAAGAACGCTTTTAGGCCATGCGGCTGCCAAAGGACAGCAACTCGATGATCATTACTTTGGATCTATTCCTATCCGTGTGCTGGCATATTTAAAGGAGTTAGAGCAAGAATGCTTGTTACTTGGTATTCCTTTAAAGACAAGGCATAATGAAGTTGCTCCTAATCAATTTGAGATGGCTCCTATTTTTGAAGAAGCAAATCTAGCGGTAGATCATAATGCATTACTCATGGATGTGATGCAGAAAGTAGCGCAACGTCATCACTTTAAGGTACTCTTTCATGAGAAACCATTTGAGAATATAAATGGTAGCGGGAAACATAATAACTGGTCACTAGCTACAGATACTGGAGTAAACCTACTAAGCCCAGGAAGTACTCCAATGAAAAATTTACAATTTCTCACCTTCTTTGTAAATACTATTAAAGCGGTTCATGAGCATGAAGCTTTGCTTAGAGCTTCTATTGCTAGTGCGGGTAATGATTATCGTCTAGGTGCAAATGAAGCACCACCAGCCATTATATCTGTATTTATAGGTTCGCAACTCACACAAGTGTTAGATGAGTTAGAAAAAGTAACAGATGGGAAATTATCTCCACAAGAAAAAACAGATTTAAAACTTAATGTAATAGGTAAGATTCCAGAGATTTTACTTGATAATACAGATCGCAATCGTACCTCACCTTTTGCGTTTACAGGTAATAAATTTGAATTTAGAGCCGTAGGTGCTACTGCAAACTGCGCAAACCCGATGACGGTTCTTAACGCAATCGTGGCGCAACAGCTTATTGCTTTTAAAAAGGAGGTAGATGCTCTTATTGATAATAAGGACATGAAAAAGGACGATGCTATCTTTAATATCCTTAGAGAGTATATAAAGGATAGTAAGAAAATAAGATTTGAGGGAGATGGTTATGGAGCCTCTTGGGAAAAAGAAGCAAAAAAGCGCAAGCTTAGCAATAATAAGACTACAGTATCTGCTCTTGAAGGTCGTATAAGTAAGAGTACGATAGCATTATTTGAGTCTTTAGGTATTATGAACAATGTTGAGATTCAAGCGCGTTACGAGATTGAATTAGAAGAATATGTTAAGCGCATACAAATAGAAAGCCGTGTGCTGGGTGATGTAGCTCGTAATCATATTATTCCTACAGCTTTGAGATATCAAAATGTTTTGATAGACAATGTAAGAGGTTTGAAAGAAATATACGGAGAAGATTTTACCGCTTTCGCGAAAGCGCAAACAACCATTATTAAATCAATCTCAGAACATACCGCTAGTATTAATAGTCTCATAACGGAAATGATAAATGCTCGAAAAGAAGCAAATGCACTTGACCTTAAAGACAAGGCAGGCAGTTATGCTGCGAAAGTGAAACCATTTTTTGAACAGATAAGAAGAGATTGTGACAAGCTAGAACTTTTAGTAGAAGATGAGTTATGGCCTTTACCAAAATATAGAGAATTACTCTTCGTAAATTAA
- a CDS encoding CsgE family curli-type amyloid fiber assembly protein: MLLFFFSSLGMQAQYYNKEVAASVRIERNSEFLKFFALAENKTPVELPLEYEFLIFKTQDDGTIQKDSDKQRFVLKPYEKKVLQTLVLGNAVTNKTVLALLIFDKDGKPLGKDRIVLENGSLSEIDIQQPKKDLFRSSDQAKPQDGFFIEGLVIQKTITKAGRDFFKYFYSLYFNKSIKSPKDIIIEEVPGRSRTTLITVKVDNQIVWKFFSQPQRKFLEEQAQFTISRVGKILQILEQQKDQQIQY, encoded by the coding sequence ATGTTACTATTTTTCTTTTCATCCTTAGGGATGCAGGCGCAATATTATAATAAAGAAGTAGCTGCATCAGTAAGAATAGAAAGAAATAGCGAGTTTTTAAAGTTTTTTGCATTAGCAGAAAATAAAACACCTGTCGAGTTACCTCTTGAATATGAATTTTTGATTTTCAAAACACAAGATGATGGTACTATACAAAAGGATAGTGATAAGCAACGGTTTGTTTTAAAGCCGTATGAGAAAAAAGTATTACAAACATTGGTTCTGGGAAATGCGGTTACAAATAAAACAGTACTCGCATTACTCATTTTTGATAAGGACGGTAAACCTTTAGGTAAAGATCGAATAGTTCTAGAAAATGGGAGTCTTTCAGAAATTGATATCCAGCAACCTAAGAAGGATCTTTTTCGATCAAGCGATCAAGCAAAACCGCAAGATGGCTTTTTTATAGAGGGGTTAGTAATTCAGAAGACAATTACAAAAGCGGGAAGAGACTTTTTTAAGTATTTCTACTCGCTATACTTTAATAAATCTATTAAGTCACCTAAAGATATTATTATCGAAGAAGTGCCTGGTAGATCAAGAACAACATTAATAACAGTTAAGGTTGATAATCAAATAGTATGGAAATTTTTCTCTCAACCTCAGCGTAAATTTTTAGAAGAGCAGGCACAGTTTACAATTAGTAGAGTAGGTAAAATATTGCAAATTTTAGAACAACAAAAGGATCAACAAATACAATATTGA
- a CDS encoding curli assembly protein CsgF, translating into MRILLFLFIAVGVSAFAKAQQFSYKPISPFFGGDTFNYQQIITSVTLQNSLSESVDEQENLSELQQFGRELNRNLLNAIESQLSQAQLNALNITEEGTFTFGSLNVEVFETFEGLVINILDTNNGEETQIVVPN; encoded by the coding sequence ATGAGAATATTACTTTTTTTATTTATTGCTGTAGGAGTTTCTGCTTTCGCGAAAGCACAACAATTTTCTTATAAACCTATAAGCCCTTTTTTTGGAGGGGATACCTTTAATTATCAGCAAATTATAACTTCTGTAACATTACAAAATAGCCTTTCAGAATCTGTTGATGAGCAAGAGAACTTATCGGAGCTGCAGCAGTTTGGCAGAGAGCTTAATAGGAATTTATTAAATGCTATAGAGAGCCAGCTAAGTCAGGCACAACTAAACGCTTTAAATATTACTGAAGAAGGAACTTTTACTTTTGGATCGCTTAATGTAGAGGTGTTCGAAACCTTTGAGGGATTAGTTATAAATATTTTGGATACCAATAATGGTGAAGAAACGCAAATAGTAGTACCTAACTAG
- a CDS encoding carboxypeptidase regulatory-like domain-containing protein encodes MNKYFLIIVTFAILLFLGCSEDTIEADVFGSISGVVTAEDTNEPLNNVKISTSPASNTVFTNEEGKFSISNVLVNSYSVEAELDNYNTEFEGVEVLEGLTSEVAIELVLSNTGNGAPSTPVLLNPVDGSVNQLLEIEFAWNSIDPEDDELSYTIQLRNGSTNEMEEFQIVGDTTYTVNNLSLETNYFWQVSAKDELNESVSSEISSFTTFSAQNNPFLFIKRIDGNSVVFSGANSDEVNETTDANVLQLTDESKNSFRPKRNNNVGKIAFLRTIGGENQIFTMSLAGANEQQITSTVPVAGFRQESIQFTWAENGQKFYYPNFDKLYAINNDGSGLSQIYQTNDGSLISDVAVSSFNPDTIILKTNDVDGYNVRVFAISQSSGQLLYTVLENQLGAVSGIDVTANMDKVLYARDVSGSENGDYRIFTSRIFEYNVNTQETSVVETEVIAGENDLFPSYSPDEGRIILTRVLNNQGAIPSIYLAFLNDSDDNDELFTNALMPDWE; translated from the coding sequence ATGAATAAGTACTTTTTAATTATAGTCACATTTGCAATTTTATTATTCTTAGGTTGTTCTGAAGATACTATAGAGGCAGATGTATTCGGATCAATATCAGGAGTTGTTACAGCAGAAGACACAAACGAGCCACTAAATAATGTAAAGATCTCTACTAGTCCTGCTAGTAATACCGTTTTCACAAATGAAGAAGGGAAATTTAGTATTTCTAATGTACTTGTAAATTCATATTCAGTGGAAGCCGAATTAGATAACTATAATACCGAGTTTGAGGGAGTGGAAGTTCTTGAAGGATTGACTTCTGAAGTAGCTATAGAATTAGTGCTTTCAAACACAGGAAATGGAGCTCCAAGTACACCTGTTCTTCTCAACCCTGTTGATGGATCTGTAAATCAATTACTTGAAATTGAGTTTGCATGGAATTCAATAGATCCCGAGGACGATGAACTTAGTTATACAATTCAATTAAGAAATGGTTCTACAAATGAGATGGAAGAATTTCAAATAGTAGGAGATACTACGTATACTGTAAATAATTTAAGTCTTGAGACCAATTATTTTTGGCAAGTCTCTGCAAAAGATGAACTTAATGAATCAGTAAGTTCAGAAATAAGTTCTTTCACTACATTTTCTGCGCAAAATAATCCTTTCTTATTCATAAAAAGGATAGACGGAAATAGTGTTGTATTTTCTGGAGCAAATTCTGATGAGGTTAATGAAACCACTGATGCAAATGTTCTACAGCTTACAGATGAATCTAAAAATAGTTTTCGACCTAAGCGAAATAACAACGTCGGTAAAATTGCATTTCTAAGAACTATAGGAGGAGAAAATCAAATTTTTACAATGAGTCTTGCTGGAGCAAATGAACAACAAATCACTTCCACGGTTCCTGTTGCTGGATTTAGACAGGAAAGTATACAATTTACTTGGGCTGAAAATGGACAAAAATTTTATTATCCAAACTTTGATAAACTATACGCCATTAATAATGATGGTAGTGGGTTATCTCAAATATATCAAACGAATGATGGGTCATTAATATCTGATGTAGCTGTTTCGTCATTCAATCCCGATACTATTATTTTAAAAACCAATGATGTTGACGGTTACAATGTTAGAGTATTTGCTATTTCTCAGAGCTCAGGTCAACTATTATACACAGTTTTAGAAAATCAACTCGGTGCAGTTTCGGGAATAGATGTAACTGCAAATATGGATAAAGTCCTCTATGCGCGTGATGTTTCAGGCTCAGAAAATGGAGATTATAGAATTTTCACAAGTCGAATTTTTGAATATAATGTAAATACTCAAGAGACCTCAGTGGTAGAGACAGAGGTAATAGCAGGGGAGAATGATCTTTTTCCTAGTTACTCTCCTGACGAAGGGAGAATTATATTGACAAGAGTTTTAAATAACCAAGGAGCAATACCTTCAATATATCTCGCCTTTCTGAATGATTCTGATGATAATGATGAACTATTTACAAACGCTCTTATGCCAGATTGGGAATAA
- a CDS encoding curlin associated repeat-containing protein gives MKKVIFSAAALMIGAVALGQTTTEATEANFQDTPVLVTAGFPLTSSATIETADALPQAFGIGPNTGYSTQNGNNNLVRARQAGDLNSMYATQDGDGNLVSMRQTGNTNNGGFFISAIDNDAQANQVGDQNDARIEQQGDFNDAQVYQENSVAGTTGNSADIQQGTAQNAENNYAGVDQRGNDNSARILQTWDNSDALALQSGTNNAVEIKQQADPENSLGQEALSEQLGVDNQGTINQLSDGTSGRNYARLFQEGNNNMSNQTQTTDDNVLGNEALVNQGSNILLDDANTAAQFTAVNGVDDISNGIESQVSSWSKAIQVQEGNSNLAETHQFGDGTSDTNGDYSEQNQDGVGNEAYVFQNIFGSPTGRGNSVVQNQTGDDNYVATGQNGRRNDITIDQQGTNNYAISTQRGKDHVVDALQTGDFNALETAQRGDMNTIVVRQDGDIGQSWKAEQNVPGGLPDGGNTLDVFQTTGFSGILPAIGTSQTANMVTRAAMAAPARARSGSGL, from the coding sequence ATGAAAAAAGTAATTTTTAGTGCTGCGGCACTCATGATCGGAGCAGTTGCTCTGGGGCAGACAACCACAGAAGCTACTGAGGCAAATTTCCAGGACACTCCAGTACTAGTAACGGCAGGTTTTCCTTTAACTAGTTCGGCAACTATTGAAACGGCAGACGCATTACCACAAGCTTTTGGAATAGGCCCTAATACTGGTTATTCTACACAAAACGGAAATAATAACCTAGTACGAGCTCGTCAGGCTGGTGATTTAAACTCTATGTATGCAACTCAAGACGGTGATGGAAACCTTGTTTCTATGCGTCAAACAGGTAACACTAATAACGGAGGTTTCTTCATAAGCGCCATTGATAACGATGCACAAGCAAATCAAGTAGGAGATCAGAATGATGCCCGCATTGAGCAACAAGGAGATTTTAACGATGCTCAAGTGTATCAAGAAAACTCGGTAGCAGGAACAACAGGAAACTCTGCAGATATCCAGCAAGGTACTGCTCAAAATGCAGAAAACAATTATGCAGGCGTTGACCAAAGAGGTAATGATAACTCTGCTAGAATTTTACAAACTTGGGATAACAGTGATGCATTAGCGTTACAAAGTGGTACAAACAATGCAGTTGAAATTAAGCAACAAGCAGATCCAGAAAATAGCCTAGGTCAAGAAGCTCTTTCTGAGCAACTAGGTGTGGATAACCAAGGAACAATTAATCAACTTTCTGACGGTACTTCTGGACGTAATTATGCAAGACTTTTCCAAGAAGGTAACAACAATATGTCAAATCAAACTCAGACTACGGATGATAACGTTTTAGGAAATGAGGCATTAGTTAATCAAGGTAGTAATATTCTTTTAGATGATGCTAACACTGCAGCTCAGTTTACTGCTGTAAACGGTGTAGACGATATCTCTAACGGTATTGAAAGTCAAGTTTCAAGTTGGAGTAAAGCTATCCAAGTACAAGAAGGAAATAGCAATTTAGCTGAGACTCATCAATTTGGGGATGGTACTAGTGATACTAACGGAGATTATTCTGAGCAAAATCAAGACGGTGTAGGGAACGAAGCTTATGTATTTCAAAACATTTTTGGATCACCAACAGGTCGTGGTAACTCTGTAGTTCAAAACCAAACTGGAGACGATAACTACGTAGCGACTGGTCAAAATGGGCGTCGTAATGATATCACAATTGATCAGCAAGGAACAAACAACTACGCTATCTCTACTCAAAGAGGAAAAGATCACGTTGTTGATGCACTTCAAACTGGAGATTTTAACGCTTTAGAAACTGCACAAAGAGGAGATATGAACACTATCGTAGTTCGTCAAGATGGAGACATAGGACAAAGCTGGAAAGCTGAGCAAAATGTACCAGGAGGACTTCCTGATGGAGGAAATACACTTGATGTTTTCCAAACTACAGGTTTCTCAGGAATCTTACCTGCTATAGGAACTTCTCAAACTGCTAATATGGTTACAAGAGCTGCTATGGCTGCTCCAGCAAGAGCTAGATCTGGTTCAGGTCTATAA